In Candidatus Atribacteria bacterium ADurb.Bin276, the genomic stretch ATTGTTCGCATCATCATTATCAATAATCCCTGGGGAATTACCAACGGACCCAATGGGATTACCGGAATAGGCGTTCCTCAAATCGGCCCTTTGATGATATTAAGTTCGACTCATTTTTATTATCTCATCTGGGGACTGATTGCCTTAGCCATCATTGCTTTGATCCGATTACAACGTTCCCGGATCGGCCGGGCTTGGAACTACATTCGTGAAGACGAAATTGCTGCTGAATTAAACGGAATCGACGTGCGTTCCTATAAGCTGCTGGCTTTTGTCCTGGGCGCAGCTATTGCCGGCATAACCGGAAATGTATATGCTTCCAAAATGATGATCGTTTCGCCGGATAGTTTCCTCTTTATGGAATCGGCTTTACTCTTTTGCATCGTCTTATTAGGTGGATTGGGTTCGGTGCCCGGAACTCTTTTCGGTGCTGCTGTTATCGTGGTTTTTCCGGAGATTTTCCGACAATTTGCTAGTTTCCGACTCTTATTTTTTGGTGCCGCTCTCATGGTCATGATGGTTTTCCGTCCAGGAGGGATACTGCCAAGAAAAAGAGGGCATTTAGGCATTGAAGGTTTGGGAATACGAAATCTCCCTCAACCGGAGGAAGTCCTGGTTCAAAATGGGCAGAATCGAGTTCAAAACCTTCGAACTTCTCTTCCTGAAATGACCAATCCTAATTCTTCAACGATTCTGGAAACACGACGAATCACTCTTCATTTTGGCGGTCTCACTGCAGTAAATCTTTTCGATCTCCAAGTCAAACCGAAACATATAACCAGCTTGATTGGACCAAATGGTGCCGGAAAAACTACCATTTTTAATATCATCACCGGAATTTACCGACCCAGCCAAGGTCAAGTTTTTTTTCAAAACCAAGAAATCACTGGGTTGAAACCTCATCAAATCGTTCAGAAAGGAATAGCTCGCACTTTTCAAAACATCCGATTATTTCCCAATATGACTTGTTTGGAAAACGTCATGTCCGGACCTCATTGTCATGCCCGGACCAACTATTGGTCAGCAATTTTACGAACTCCAGCTCAACATCAGGAAGAAAAAGCCATTGTTGAAATCTCTTCCCATCGCCTTCATCAGGTTGGTCTCTGGGAATACCGTAACGAACTGGCAAAAAATCTTCCCTATGGAAAACAACGCTATCTGGAGATTGCCCGGGCTTTGGCAACCTCACCCCAGTTGCTCATTTTGGATGAACCTTCCTCGGGACTGAACGATAAAGAATCAGAAGAATTGATGGAACTGCTTCAAAGTTTGATAGCTGAAGGTTTTACTATCCTGCTCATAGAACATGATATGAATGTTGTCATGGGTGTATCCGATTGGATTGCGGTAATGGATATGGGTTCAAAAATTGCCGAGGGTATACCAAACAACATATACAATCATCCAGTGGTTATTGAAGCTTACCTGGGTAAGGAGGAAGAGTAGGGTGGAACAACTGCTTGCTATTCAAAATTTAGAAGTTTCCTACGGAGCAGTTCAAGCCTTGAAAGGTATCACTCTGGAACTCAACTTGGGGGATATCGTAGCGGTTTTAGGTGCCAATGGAGCAGGAAAAACCACCTTACTAAAAGCCATCTCTGGTTTAATTCCTATTAGAAGCGGAAGTGTCCT encodes the following:
- the artM gene encoding Arginine transport ATP-binding protein ArtM, with translation MDLTHIFQQRIQNTQESSYPHQPRRSPFSQKWFNGLIVLLFLLLPFFPFMNDYWIDVAFFVGIYSLLGLSLNIVLGEVGLFDLGHTAFYAIGAYTTAILNTQFNIPILLLLPLSAIMAGAFAYLVMSPVIHLRGDYLCIVTIGIGEIVRIIIINNPWGITNGPNGITGIGVPQIGPLMILSSTHFYYLIWGLIALAIIALIRLQRSRIGRAWNYIREDEIAAELNGIDVRSYKLLAFVLGAAIAGITGNVYASKMMIVSPDSFLFMESALLFCIVLLGGLGSVPGTLFGAAVIVVFPEIFRQFASFRLLFFGAALMVMMVFRPGGILPRKRGHLGIEGLGIRNLPQPEEVLVQNGQNRVQNLRTSLPEMTNPNSSTILETRRITLHFGGLTAVNLFDLQVKPKHITSLIGPNGAGKTTIFNIITGIYRPSQGQVFFQNQEITGLKPHQIVQKGIARTFQNIRLFPNMTCLENVMSGPHCHARTNYWSAILRTPAQHQEEKAIVEISSHRLHQVGLWEYRNELAKNLPYGKQRYLEIARALATSPQLLILDEPSSGLNDKESEELMELLQSLIAEGFTILLIEHDMNVVMGVSDWIAVMDMGSKIAEGIPNNIYNHPVVIEAYLGKEEE